In Spinacia oleracea cultivar Varoflay chromosome 5, BTI_SOV_V1, whole genome shotgun sequence, a single window of DNA contains:
- the LOC110801988 gene encoding uncharacterized protein — protein sequence MDDHRDNEIQGIDGASHPTGESQGTNTSKKTKFRGPSKGVQAKKPMHLQYNQYGIPDGEWSGEYGKQVGSCAARININVKEYSTLDEHTKKGFWEETKLLFHIIDDPAKRREKYFHMCVAKRFGAFKSRLTRRWITKKEKMPKHQTNDMPWDIYHQITEDDWKTFVMERNKPEMLVRREKASKSALQNKHPHRTGQKGYVRKRPEWINDGRLPPEAALTLSSGSSSVTSSLTTLPDRFKKFRSVEWILAHQVKNKEGKWEVDPNDKEAVNIAKMALEYIEEEGKGNISFTQGEDALTKAMGKKDHRGRVKATGGVNVGYKVAFGPIDRSSRCGHIEPSPEAIESIRASVRREFEDQLERKVAEALQNQLATLKATGQLNTLSTPALDSALVSDEFDVNRALVTCCPSSSQQPRELKAITPCRLALEDKVLGNKVIVADGMAYPLDGLLHQHFRSMKPSHYKVQVDCIYDGHDDDTLPVPTGDGFNNLGRALASFVQWPIHLVIFEEDEEYSPPRPTKKSRSQIFEEVVGSSKEKKNELIVKEKTTELVVKDKTTELIVKEKATLDLGSKEKTTLKLTAKENSCSNKLESKSKSKNSKTAKEMVGSCDRKTEESAAKSKKQNLADDTIQGLGPSCNYLKFIINTAPGDVYKNTSIPLPASVWHYDEDRQTYVNEVDVEEFLRGACLNISVIQVYMMCLFHEHTFAFDNSQIGFVCPEAMSSSRIKANPQAASMYLKVVFNAEIEKEKKGDPNITKWFLIPYHQENHWILYVLDLRRGCAYIFDSAIGSNRENSAWGILCLAYQVYKFNDGICPNRATMQGLKGFHVKCAQQVGARECGYYVMKFMHEIVTLHHNTDERLDNAYTPRNAPYTDEEIDVVREQWAKFFTTEYLFT from the exons ATGGATGATCATCGTGATAATGAAATACAGGGAATTGATGGAGCTAGTCATCCTACGGGGGAATCACAAGGTACCAACACTAGTAAAAAGACCAAATTCCGTGGTCCGTCAAAAGGAGTTCAAGCCAAAAAGCCTATGCATCTTCAGTATAATCAATATGGAATCCCCGATGGAGAATGGTCAGGAGAATACGGGAAGCAAGTTGGGTCTTGTGCTGCTAGAATTAACATTAATGTGAAAGAATATTCAACGTTAGATGAACACACAAAGAAGGGGTTTTGGGAGGAGACCAAG CTTCTTTTCCACATTATTGATGATCCGgctaaaaggagagaaaaatattttcatatgTGTGTGGCGAAACGCTTTGGAGCTTTCAAGTCCAGGTTAACGCGGCGTTGGATaactaagaaagaaaaaatgccGAAACATCAGACAAATGACATGCCTTGGGACATCTACCATCAAAtcacagaggatgattggaaaACATTTGTGATGGAACGAAACAAGCCGGAGATGTTG GTTCGTAGAGAAAAAGCAAGTAAAAGTGCATTACAAAACAAGCACCCACATCGCACAGGCCAAAAGGGTTATGTTAGAAAGAGACCAGAGTGGATAAATGATGGGCGACTACCGCCAGAGGCAGCTTTAACCCTCTCAAGTGGCTCCTCCTCAGTGACCTCATCACTCACCACATTGCCAGATAGATTTAAGAAGTTTAGATCAGTAGAGTGGATCTTGGCTCATCAAGTTAAAAACAAAGAGGGAAAGTGGGAAGTTGACCCGAATGATAAAGAAGCCGTAAATATTGCTAAGATGGCT TTGGAGTACATAGAAGAAgagggaaaaggaaatatttcatTCACCCAGGGAGAAGATGCCCTCACCAAGGCTATGGGAAAAAAGGATCACCGTGGGCGTGTCAAGGCAACAGGTGGAGTTAATGTCGGTTACAAAGTTGCTTTCGGTCCAATAGACCGAAGTAGTAGATGTGGCCATATTGAACCATCACCGGAGGCTATCGAATCAATCAGAGCTTCGGTGAGAAGGGAGTTTGAAGATCAATTAGAGAGAAAGGTGGCGGAGGCCCTCCAAAACCAACTAGCCACATTGAAAGCAACCGGTCAACTAAACACCCTCTCTACCCCCGCACTTGATTCTGCTCTTGTAAGTGATGAGTTTGATGTTAACCGTGCACTCGTAACCTGTTGTCCGAGTTCATCGCAGCAACCACGCGAGCTGAAG GCCATAACTCCATGTCGTCTTGCCCTTGAGGATAAAGTTTTGGGTAACAAAGTGATAGTGGCAGATGGTATGGCGTACCCATTGGATGGTTTGTTGCACCAACACTTTAGATCGATGAAGCCTAGTCATTATAAGGTCCAAGTTGATTGTATTTACGACGGACATGATGATGACACTCTTCCGGTACCTACTGGAGATGGATTCAATAACTTAGGCAGGGCTCTTGCTAGTTTTGTGCAATGGCCAATTCACTTGGTGATTTTCGAAGAAGACGAG GAGTACTCTCCTCCACGCCCAACAAAGAAGTCCAGGAGTcagatttttgaagaggtggttGGTAGCTCCAAAGAGaagaaaaacgaattaattgtcAAAGAGAAGACAACAGAATTAGTTGTCAAAGATAAGACAACAGAATTAATTGTCAAAGAGAAGGCAACACTTGATTTAGGGTCCAAAGAGAAGACAACACTGAAGTTAACGGCCAAG GAAAATTCATGCTCAAATAAGTTGGAGTCGAAATCGAAGTCGAAGAACTCTAAGACGGCCAAAGAGATGGTaggtagttgtgatcgtaaaACTGAAGAATCAGCCGCCAAAAGTAAGAAGCAAAATTTGGCAGACGAcacaattcaaggtcttggcccATCATGCAATTATTTGAAGTTTATCATCAATACGGCGCCCGGTGATGTATATaaaaatacttcaatcccattgCCCGCTTCGGTTTGGCATTATGACGAAGATCGACAAACTTATGTAAATGAGGTTGACGTTGAAGAGTTCCTTAGAGGGGCGTGCCTCAACATTTCAGTGATCCAAGTCTATATGAT GTGTTTATTCCACGAACACACCTTTGCATTTGACAACTCTCAGATTGGGTTTGTTTGTCCCGAGGCAATGTCAAGCTCTAGAATCAAGGCCAACCCTCAGGCTGCATCAATGTATTTGAAAGTAGTTTTCAatgctgaaattgaaaaggagaagaagGGTGATCCTAACATTACCAAGTGGTTTTTGATCCCATACCATCAAGA AaatcattggattttgtacgtGTTAGACCTACGTAGAGGTTGTGCGTATATTTTCGACTCTGCGATAGGTTCCAACCGAGAAAATAGTGCATGGGGAATCTTGTGTTT ggcataccaagtgtacaagtttAATGATGGGATTTGTCCGAATAGAGCGACTATGCAGGGGTTGAAAGGCTTCCATGTAAAG tgtgctcaacaagtcggcgcccgcgagtgtggctattacgttatgaagttcatgcatGAAATAGTCACGTTACACCATAACACTGATGAGCGGTTAGACAAT GCTTACACTCCAAGAAATGCGCCTTATACCGATGAGGAaatagatgtggttcgtgagcaatgggctaagttttttacaaccgagtatttatttacttag